From a region of the Streptacidiphilus albus JL83 genome:
- a CDS encoding galactosyltransferase-related protein yields MDRPRVDDARSAARLIADALVIHSDPHARATNPYHWFQSQPLTESIAGLACDEDRAPFAPAARRLMEEPAQPERHRRLVDALTPMVAQFPERMRELTDLARRAAHRGRIGYHLGEAVPTGARRPLPPDGAVPAPPRAEPPGSAAQIVIPFRDRSASGHRLRNLLSCLSSLRDQDRVDGGYTVTVVEADESPRWRAEIEAVADEYLFARHDGPFNKAWVVNVGVVRSASQAETVCVFDADLLADRGFVARNVGRLGEPGAGALLPYRDMLYLDDASSERAIGARCLDGEPALDPGVLRGFWMRRPVGGCVWLRREVFDRIRGMDERYEGWGGEDVDLVLRLQASTALYAADDFMVHLHHPVKAPRPDEAARNDEIPYMTWRPTGPIGQIDRYRAAPADAPAHPVGPRLSPAGSFVGDTPEANGQALTPDAAMV; encoded by the coding sequence ATGGACAGGCCCCGCGTCGACGACGCGCGCTCCGCGGCCCGCCTGATCGCGGACGCCCTCGTGATCCACTCGGATCCGCATGCCCGAGCCACCAACCCCTACCACTGGTTCCAGTCGCAGCCGCTGACCGAATCGATCGCCGGACTGGCCTGTGACGAGGACCGCGCCCCCTTCGCGCCTGCCGCACGCCGACTGATGGAGGAGCCGGCGCAGCCCGAGCGCCACCGGCGGCTGGTGGACGCGCTCACCCCGATGGTCGCCCAGTTCCCCGAGCGGATGCGCGAACTGACCGACCTGGCCCGGAGGGCGGCCCACCGCGGCCGCATCGGCTACCACCTGGGCGAGGCCGTGCCCACCGGCGCGCGGCGCCCGCTGCCGCCGGACGGTGCCGTCCCCGCCCCGCCGCGGGCCGAGCCGCCGGGCTCGGCCGCGCAGATCGTGATCCCGTTCCGGGACCGCAGCGCCTCCGGGCACCGGCTGCGCAACCTGCTGAGCTGCCTGAGCAGCCTGCGCGACCAGGACCGGGTCGACGGCGGCTACACGGTGACCGTGGTGGAGGCGGACGAGTCGCCCCGGTGGCGCGCGGAGATCGAGGCGGTGGCCGACGAGTACCTCTTCGCCCGGCACGACGGCCCCTTCAACAAGGCGTGGGTGGTCAACGTCGGCGTGGTCCGGTCGGCGTCGCAGGCCGAGACCGTGTGCGTCTTCGACGCCGACCTGCTGGCGGACCGCGGCTTCGTCGCCCGGAACGTCGGCCGGCTCGGGGAGCCGGGGGCGGGCGCCCTGCTGCCCTACCGCGACATGCTCTACCTCGACGACGCCTCCAGTGAGCGCGCCATCGGTGCGCGCTGCCTCGACGGCGAGCCCGCCCTCGACCCCGGGGTGCTCCGCGGCTTCTGGATGCGCCGCCCGGTCGGCGGCTGCGTCTGGCTCCGGCGCGAGGTCTTCGACCGGATCCGGGGGATGGACGAGCGCTACGAGGGCTGGGGCGGCGAGGACGTGGACCTCGTGCTCCGGCTGCAGGCGTCGACCGCGCTCTACGCGGCCGACGACTTCATGGTCCATCTCCACCATCCGGTCAAGGCGCCCCGGCCGGACGAGGCGGCCAGGAACGACGAGATCCCGTACATGACCTGGAGGCCGACCGGGCCGATCGGACAGATCGACCGCTACCGCGCCGCTCCGGCCGACGCTCCGGCCCACCCGGTCGGACCCCGGCTTTCCCCGGCCGGCTCGTTCGTGGGCGACACTCCCGAGGCCAATGGGCAGGCATTGACACCGGACGCCGCAATGGTCTAG